In the Arachis stenosperma cultivar V10309 chromosome 8, arast.V10309.gnm1.PFL2, whole genome shotgun sequence genome, AATGGAGATGTATCATAGTAATAAAAAGGATATgcatatggtgtttattgatttggaaaaagcatACGATAGGGTGTCAAggaaggtcttatggaaggtcttagaaaagaggagagtaaggatcaCATGTATTCGTgtaattaaagacatgtatgatggagtcataactagtgtgaagactcaatgTGGTGTGACAGAGAAATTTCCTATTGGTGTATTGGTgtaggattacaccagggatcatccttaagttcatacattttcacattagtcttggaagtactcacagagcataTCCAAGAGACTGTGCCGTGATCTATGCTTTTTGCCAATGATATCATCTTTATaggagagtcaagggaagacctaaataaaaggttggacttatggagagaagctctagaagtgtatggtctgcgcataaaccgtagcaagacggaatatatggaatgtaagtttgGTCTGAGAACGGAAAATCCTAAATATAGACGtaaagattggagaaaacattcTACAAAAAGTTAAacgttttaagtatcttgggtgcatcatacaagataatggagagattgaacgggatgtaaatcataggatccaagtaggttggtcaaaatgacaaagtgcatctggttttatatgcgacaaaaaagtgcttttaaaacttaaaggtaaattctatcgcactgcTATAAGACCAGTTATGCtttatggtacggagtgttgggcagTCAAAGGAGAGTACAAACATAAACTGAGTGTgacagagatgaagatgttgagatggatgagtggtcatacacaattggataaaataaagaacgaagaTATAAGGGAAAGAGTTGGAGTAGTACACATTGTGAAAAAGATGGtagaatcgcgtctcaggtggtttgggcatgtgagaagaagaccaaCGGAACACCCAGTTAGAAGGGTGGATGAGATAGAAGATAGACAAAGGGTGAAAGACTGAgaaagacctaagaagaccatccataaggtggtcaaacgagatctacatatAAACAGTCTCtatagacatgatacatgacagagttcaatggcgtcgtttgattcatgagCCAACCTCACCTAGTGGAACAagattttattgttgttgttgctgctgttgCTGCATCAattcatttaattaaattaatctaaAGGCATGCATGTTTATTTGTTCCATTTAACTAATAATATGTGTACTCAGGTTATACGTGGATGGCATTCCCATTAGAGAATTCAAGAACTATGAATTAAGGAATGTGACATTTCCAATGAAAAAGCCAATAAGAATGCATAGAAGTTTATGGGATGCTAAAGATTGTGTTATAAGGGGTGGCCTAGTCAAGACAAATTGGAGTGTagattcattcattgcatttttttaaaacttctTTGTCAATACTTCTGTTGAGTCTACTTCTCCTTCTTCTAAATCTTGCGGCACACACCCAAAAAAGAACTGTCTGTTAATAAAAAATGGATCACATAAGAGTTGAAAGCCTTCTTTTAAGTGTATATTGGAtgtttatatttattcattttaCCCAACTAAATCCATGCGTGCGCCTCGCTGACACGTACACGTTATTCACTTTTCCAGCAATCCACGTGTGGGCGTggatgacgcgtgcgcgtcaacGCCAAAATTTTGATGTCTGGTGCAAAAACAAGAGAGTTGTGCTGAAATTGTGCGAGTAGTGTGCGAAGAACACGAAAACtctccatgcgtacgcgtgactgacgcgtacgcgtcaacttctcttttttacttctcatgcgtacgcgtcgtttCCTCCTTTTGCTTTCCGTGCGTGCGCGTGGACGACGCTTACGCATcgtttctcttttcctttcttcttgtttcttttctcctttcttgctttcttctcctccttctttttaAAAAGTTTCCACTTCTCatttctattctttttttttcttttatctatTGCATTTTAACTATTtgcttcttcttattttttttctaagtttgCTATTTTTCATTGGTATTAACTTTTTCTATTCAACTGTTGACTATTTCTTGCATTGTTTTGGTGTTTCGTGATTTGTTTTATATTGTTGGATGATGATATTTATAGATCAATACTTAGGGCTTGTTTGGGTGAGcttttaagaaaatatcttttttcgagttatctttttttaaaagatcttatagagaagtaaaagtaattttatgtttggatatctcatgtaaaaaggtctttttatctatcaattatgtttgggtataacaatataaaagtacttttttgtttatttattatatgaaaaatatcttctttttaaggaaaaaagatcttttaaaaaaagatgtaaattacagcttctcaaaaaagatattttttttttattttactagtgcttttacttttactactagaaattgGGTATGTCTAAAACGAGCTCAACCATTACGTGCTTATTGAATGAGCCACATTTATATAGgccattagattttattagatgaaaatcaaaggctaatataaaagaagagcattgatggactctaataaatatagaatatcctaatatataaataaatgctttaaatgacaatactttaatacacaatactttaaacagcaacaaaattttttattcttaaataattaaatataaaatatatgaatatttttaattattaaaataaattattgcaaaaaaattttataatattaaaaaattatagtaaaataatattttaaactataactaacataaaaatataaaataattaaaattttattttatattacttgacaaataattagattattatatttaaaatttattaactaactacgcttattaaaaatattattatataatataattttttataaaaatattttaaaaatataatttatttaaaatattatatataatacataaaaatattaattttttaatttttttaattaaaaaaaaataaaataaataatataattttaaatacatacctaaataaaaaagttaatattttcatgtattatatataactttttaaataaattttacttttataaatattttgataaaaaattatacgatataataatatatttaacaaagtaattagttaataaatttttaatataataatctaattatttgtcaagtaatataaaataaattttaattattttatatttttatattataacttaaaatatcattttaatattataaaaaaatttacataataattaatcttaatgaataaaaaaattatattttttgtatttatttaatttatactttttagaacaaaaaatttctacctttatatagtaaaatatgtgataatcttcttaatatatatattaggaGTGACAAAATGGGTCGAGTCCGTCGAGCCGACCCGCCGAACTCGCTAAAAAAGGTGGGTTGGACTAGAATTTGAAAcctgtcaaattaaaaaaattcgcCAAACCCGCaaaatttttatgcaatttttttttataatattaaaatattatattaaaatgatattttaaatagtTATACTGTAACAGATTTAATATGTTTTTTGATTTTAATGTTATTATatgattataattatttaatatataaaaaaattactaaatagTATATATATTAGGGGTGGCAATGCGGGCCAGCTCGCCCCAACCCGCCCCGCCTCACCTAGGCCCGCACCTTAAGAGGGACGGGCCGGTCCGTCCTACCAACTAAAGTGGGTACAAAATGCTAGCcgtttgactttttttttttgaaaaataaaattaattaaaattaactaaataataataattaaacaactaattacaaataaaaatagtcaaattataatataacttattattatttttttaaatttttaacttcaataaaattgtttaaaataatatttatcaatagaaccatctttattttaaaaaataagtcacataatttgaacatatatacgaaattgtaaaataaaatatatatatatatatatatatatatatatatatattaatatctttaataaaagtagttagttaataaattttgaatataataatctaattatttatcaagtaatataaaataaaattttaataattttacatttttatgttacagtttaaaatattattttaatataatcttttaatattataaaaaagttttgcataataattgattttattaaataaaaaataatcatatattttatatttatatattttatatttaattatttaaaaataaaagattttgttgccgtttaaagtattatatattaaagtattgtcatttaaagcatttatttatgtattaggatattctatatttattagagtctatcaatgctcttcttttatattagcctttgattttcatctaataaaatctaatggcCTATATAAGCATGGCTCATTCAATAAGCACATAATGGTTGAGCTCGTTTTAGACATTTTCCTAGAAATTTGACAAacacgttaaaaaataaaaaaagatcttttttcattgaaaaagattttttttttaacaaaataatggcGCCCAAACATGCACTTAATCTTTTATAACACTTGTATtttttgtgcattgatatgaatttattttatcttttataacccatttttttctatttgaaCTTAATGCTTTCAAATGCTCTTAATGtcattattcttttttattttatttaatttaaaaaaatgggCTATCCTCTTATacttggattttttttatatatgagtaaaataaatattttgtatacCAAATACATGTAATACAATAAATttacatatttaaatatttaattacatttgATACACTGCATTTGAGGTGTGTAagaattttatttagttttatatGTGTAAATTATCTCAGAATTAcgtatattaaaaaataaaatatatatattttatttatataaaaaaaaaatctcttaTACTCAAATTAAAAAgctaagaagaaaaagaaaaatttgaacacCAAAAAAGCTTACCTCGTTTGAAGACGCGATAAGAGATTAGAGGGGAAAGCAGGAAGAAGCAGAGCGTGTGAGTGAGTGAGTGTCAACAATGGACATCAACGGTCTTAAATCCCTTAACATACCAAACCCTTCTCGTTTCCGCCCAAAGCTTCCCCTTGTTCGCCGATTCACTTTTCTTCACTTCAGACCCAAACCCAccacttttctctctctttcttcgcCATTCTGCTCTCTCAGTAGTCCCTCTGTCTCACACACTCCTTTATTTCAGTTTTCTTGCTACTCATACTTCATTTCTATGCTTCTTCCTTTCATTGAGTCCAATTGtctacttatttatttttttattatatgttGCAGATGCGAATGGTGCCGCTGAGATAAACAAGGAAGGAACTTTGCCTCGGGGTGTTGGAGAGGCCTTGAATGGAGGAGCTTCACGTTCCAAggttcttcaggttgtgcttgTGTCCCCTCAGGTACGAATTTAGATGACAGTTATTACTGGTAGTTGTTCATCATGGAAATGCTATCTGTTTAGTTGACTTTGGAGCAATAGTAAGTAGTTAGTTTGTTAGTTTGTTACACAACCAGTTAGTTGAATAGTTGGTTAGTTAGTTAAGCTTATGTGTTAAAGCTTTTAGCTTATGTGATTAGAGGATGTGTATAATTTCATCAATGAGTAACAGAGACACTTCTTGAGCATTTCATCACTTTTCCTAATCTATGCTTACTCAGTTAGGCCATTTCTTTTGCATAACAAGAATTTATTGGGTTAATTAGATTGGAGAAGCTTCAGCCGTAACTGTATAGCAATTGCACGCACGGCCAAACCCATATGGAGGACAGTGGAATTAGGCATGAAATGTTAGGGTTAACTATATCATTTAAAAGTTCAATCAGGTAGAACTTGGTACTTGACTAGTCTTGAGCCAAATTAGATATGCTAAAGATTTGTACGTCATAGATTGGCAATGCATGAATTTAGGGGCTGTTTTCAGGTATGCATGATTAGATGAGTGGGGAACTTTTGTGGATAGTATGCACCAACATGTTTTCTTTGCTTATGTTCAAATTGTATCAGATTATGTTGTTCATGATATGTGTTAAAACATACTCTTGCTTACATTGCATTGTGCACAGTTAATATTTCTTCTCCATTTTAAACAATAAGGATAGTTGCCAAACTGCATGGTCTTAACATCTATTCAAGTTGCAATAGAACTTCATAAGTAACTATGTCCCTGATAACTGGAGTGATCAATCACATAATTCGATCACTTtctagtttaattatttgttaaatGATAAGAATATGTTTGAAATGAAACCAATATCATggcaaaaagaaaaaacataTAAAGAAAAGGAATGAAATGTCTAATCCTCTACTGGAATAAGTGCTGTAAACTAAGACAAGTTAGTGATGGATATTTATATTATctcatttttttgtttaatttttccCTCTTAATTAGAATATAATGCTACTGTTCTGAAAATGTAGGATATTCTTATCCATATTGTTTATGTATTAATTGCGtctgaatttttttattcatcttttggCATTGGCCATGGTTACTGTCAGGAGAAGTGTAAAGCGAGCTAAAATAATGTTAGTAATGCAAaccattgattttttttattgttctttgttatttttgtatacactaaaatcagtcagTATGAAACAAATGGAGTTGTATCTATCAAATCCTCACCTAATTCTCATCACTAGTTGGTTAGATTTCCTtgaagaaatttgaaaatttagcaTATAAATTGGCCTTAGCACAGATTCTGATAGCTTCAGTTTTGTACTATCTAAATTACTGACAGTAATTCAGGTCATGTTTTCCTCTTGATAGATTCCTGGAAACACTGGATGCATTGCTAGATCATGTGCTGCATCAGCTGTTGGATTGCACTTAGTTGGGGTGAGGATATTTTCTCAGTCTAACTCTAATTAATCATTTTTTAGAAGACCATTTTATTTTCACGTTTTTTGGCAAATTTATCATAGCATCTGTATTTCTCTATCTTTTTTCAGCCATTAGGATTTCAGGTGGATGATTCCAAATTAAAACGTGCTGGACTGGATTATTGGCCGTATCCATGGTCATTTGCTTCTTTATGATTGTAACTTTTATAGTCATTTGC is a window encoding:
- the LOC130946761 gene encoding uncharacterized protein LOC130946761 produces the protein MDINGLKSLNIPNPSRFRPKLPLVRRFTFLHFRPKPTTFLSLSSPFCSLNANGAAEINKEGTLPRGVGEALNGGASRSKVLQVVLVSPQIPGNTGCIARSCAASAVGLHLVGPLGFQVDDSKLKRAGLDYWPYVVVKVHDTWASFRDYFRQQEGQKRLLAFTKRGTKVHSEFSYRKGDYLLFGSETSGLPPEALLDCKTEPFGGGTIRIPMVETYVRCLNLSVSVGIALYEASRQLNYENLQLASESCMDTEESFITEDIFA